From the genome of Perca fluviatilis chromosome 1, GENO_Pfluv_1.0, whole genome shotgun sequence, one region includes:
- the scoca gene encoding short coiled-coil protein A isoform X1, which translates to MLQEGQETEAVGAVEDADDGTFTTISLADDTVAGGSAALYTKQENELFIMNCDIDGDMENQVEMEEKTRLINQVLELQHTLEDLSARVDAVKEENLKLKSENQVLGQYIENLMSASSVFQTTDTKSKRK; encoded by the exons ATGCTGCAGGAAGGACAGGAGACTGAGGCTGTGGGGGCCGTGGAGGACGCGGATGATGGGACCTTCACTACCATCTCTCTGGCAGATGACACAG TGGCCGGTGGATCTGCAGCCCTGTATACTAAACAGGAGAACGAGCTTTTCATCATGAACTGCGATATAGATG GAGACATGGAGAACCAGGTGGAGATGGAGGAGAAGACGAGGTTAATAAATCAAGTTTTGGAACTTCAGCACACACtggaag ACCTGTCAGCGCGGGTCGACGCAGTCAAGGAGGAGAACCTGAAGCTAAAGTCTGAGAACCAGGTCCTCGGTCAGTACATCGAGAACCTCATGTCTGCGTCCAGCGTCTTCCAGACCACTGACACCAAGAGCAAACGGAAGTGA
- the clgn gene encoding calmegin produces the protein MTLDRGWMWRVLLLSSLAVAAVAAQEKQLEVDVSDIDEDVALDEEELEVLMGEEEEATVMDEDHYDETVDTASGKAGKAEMDANVSFQVTYKTPVPTGDVYFAETFDDGTLDGWQLSKTVKGDADDDIAKYDGKWAVEQLKENKVPGDQGLVLKSRAKHHAISAMLNKPFVFKDEPLVIQYEVNFQNGIDCGGAYIKLLTDTGNLNLEQFHDRTPYTLMFGPDKCGEDYKLHFIFCHQNPLNKDMEEKHAKRADVDLKKFYTDKKTHLYTLVLNPDNSYEMLIDQSSVSRGSLLHDVVPPVNPAKEIDDPNDSKPEDWDEKAKIPDPEATKPDDWDEDAPAKIDDPDALKPEGWLDDEPDFVADSTAEKPEDWDEEMDGEWEAPQVPNPACETAPGCGEWKRPQINNPQYKGKWKAPLVDNPNYQGVWKPRKIDNPDYFEDLQPFRMAPFKAVGLELWSMTSDIYFDNFIITSHKEVADRWASDSWGLKKLVASANEPVFFAQLMMAAEERPWLWVIYILTVGLPVGLAVLFCWPKKSDDDYVYKKVDPPQADVEEEDEEDEEEEEAAAVDEEDKAAEATRGAAAAATEEAAEEDDEEEEDEADAGGDNLEGDDDDDDEEEEEEEEEEEGEEESKAPERILEEEPKEGGDVVEESHKQAVRKRRVRKD, from the exons ATGACGTTGGACAGGGGTTGGATGTGGCGCGTGCTGCTCCTGTCCTCCCTGGCTGTGGCAGCTGTAGCGGCCCAGGAGAAACAGTTGGAAGTTGATGTTTCAGACATCGATGAAGATGTGGCGTTGGATGAGGAAGAATTAGAGGTTCTGatgggagaagaggaggaggcaaCGGTGATGGATGAAGACCACTATGATGAGACTGTCGACACAGCAAGTGGAAAGGCTGGCAAGGCTGAAATGGATGCAAATGTTTCTTTCCAG GTAACATACAAGACCCCTGTTCCCACTGGAGATGTATACTTTGCGGAGACATTTGATGATGGAACACTGGACGG TTGGCAGCTGTCGAAGACCGTAAAGGGGGATGCAGATGATGACATTGCCAAATATGACG GGAAGTGGGCTGTGGAGCAGCTGAAGGAGAACAAAGTTCCAGGAGACCAGGGTCTGGTGCTCAAGTCCCGGGCCAAACACCACGCTATCTCCGCAATGCTGAACAAACCATTTGTCTTCAAGGATGAACCTCTGGTCATACA GTATGAGGTGAATTTCCAGAATGGTATTGACTGTGGTGGAGCATACATCAAACTGCTTACAGACACTGGCAATCTCAATCTG GAGCAATTCCATGACCGTACACCCTACACCCTCATGTTTGGACCAGACAAGTGTGGCGAGGACTACAAGCTGCACTTCATCTTCTGCCATCAGAATCCTCTGAACAAAGACATGGAGGAGAAGCACGCCAAGAGGGCTGATGTCGACCTCAAGAAGTTCTACACTGACAAGAAGACCCACCTCTACACTTTGG TCCTGAACCCAGACAACAGCTACGAGATGCTCATCGACCAGTCTAGTGTGAGCCGCGGCAGCCTGCTGCACGACGTGGTCCCTCCAGTCAACCCAGCCAAAGAGATAGACGACCCAAATGACTCCAAGCCGGAGGACTGGGACGAGAAGGCCAAGATTCCTGACCCCGAGGCTACCAAGCCCGATGACTG ggATGAAGATGCTCCAGCAAAGATTGACGACCCTGACGCTTTGAAGCCAGAGGGCTGGCTGGACGACGAACCAGACTTTGTCGCCGACTCTACTGCTGAGAAACCAGAAGactg GGACGAGGAGATGGATGGGGAGTGGGAGGCCCCGCAGGTTCCTAACCCAGCCTGTGAGACGGCCCCCGGCTGTGGGGAGTGGAAGCGTCCCCAGATCAACAACCCTCAGTACAAGGGCAAGTGGAAAGCCCCTCTGGTGGACAATCCCAACTATCAG GGAGTCTGGAAGCCGCGTAAAATCGATAACCCGGACTATTTTGAGGACCTGCAGCCGTTCAGGATGGCACCTTTCAAGGCCGTGGGCTTGGAGTTGTGGTCCATGACCTCGGATATCTACTTTGACAACTTCATTATCACCTCTCACAAGGAGGTGGCCGACCGCTGGGCCTCTGACAGCTGGGGGCTGAAGAAACTGGTGGCCAGCGCTAACGAG cccgtttttTTTGCTCAGCTGATGATGGCGGCAGAGGAGCGCCCGTGGCTCTGGGTGATCTACATACTGACGGTCGGCCTGCCCGTAGGACTGGCTGTGCTCTTCTGCTGGCCGAAG AAATCAGACGACGACTACGTGTACAAGAAGGTGGATCCTCCCCAGGCTGATGTagaagaggaggacgaggaggacgaagaagaagaggaggcagCAGCAGTGGATGAGGAAGACAAAGCAGCCGAGGCTACACGCggagcagcagctgcag CAACAGAAGAGGCTGCGGAGGAGgacgatgaggaggaggaggatgaagccGATGCGGGAGGGGACAATCTAGAGGGGGATGATGACGACGACgacgaggaagaagaagaggaggaggaggaggaggagggagaagaggagagcAAAGCTCCGGAGAGAATATTAGAAGAGGAG CCAAAGGAGGGCGGAGACGTCGTCGAAGAGAGCCACAAACAGGCTGTGAGAAAGAGGAGGGTACGGAAAGACTGA
- the scoca gene encoding short coiled-coil protein A isoform X2, giving the protein MNCDIDGDMENQVEMEEKTRLINQVLELQHTLEDLSARVDAVKEENLKLKSENQVLGQYIENLMSASSVFQTTDTKSKRK; this is encoded by the exons ATGAACTGCGATATAGATG GAGACATGGAGAACCAGGTGGAGATGGAGGAGAAGACGAGGTTAATAAATCAAGTTTTGGAACTTCAGCACACACtggaag ACCTGTCAGCGCGGGTCGACGCAGTCAAGGAGGAGAACCTGAAGCTAAAGTCTGAGAACCAGGTCCTCGGTCAGTACATCGAGAACCTCATGTCTGCGTCCAGCGTCTTCCAGACCACTGACACCAAGAGCAAACGGAAGTGA